In bacterium, the DNA window TGAAGGCGGCCGGCATCCCCAAGGGGGCCGCGGTCCCCAACAAGACCAAGGTCGGCAAGGTCACCATGAAGCAGGTCGAGGAGATCGCCAAGACCAAGATGCCGGACCTGAACGCCCAGAAACTGGACTCGGCCATCCGCATGGTCGAAGGCACCGCCCGCAGCATGGGCATCGAGATCGCGAAGTAACCGGAAGCCCGCGAGGGCGACGGCAATCACTGTGGGAGCTCCGCCCTTCGGGCGAGGCGTTCGAACCACGGGAGGAAAATATGGCGAAGAAGGCAAGCAAAAGGCATCGTAAAAACCTGGAGTCGATCGACCGCACCAAGGTCTATCCCTTGGCCGAGGCGGTCGGACTGTTGAAAAAGGCCGCTCCGGCCAAGTTCAATGAGACCGTGGAGCTCCACATCCGGCTCGGCGTGGACCCCAAGAAAGCCGACCAACAGGTCCGCGGCACCGTTTCCCTCCCGAACGGGACAGGGAAGACCCTCAAAGTGGCTGTCCTGGCCAAAGGCGAGAAGATCAAGGAAGCGGAGGCCGCCGGGGCCGACTTCGCCGGGGACAACGACCTGATCGAGAAGATCGCCGGTGGGTTCCTCGACTTCGACGTCCTCGTCGCCACTCCCGACATCATGCGTGAGACCGGTAAGCTGGGTAAGGTCCTGGGTCCCAAGGGTTTGATGCCCAACCCCAAGGCTGGCACCGTGACCCCGAACGTGGGCACGGCCGTCAAGGAGATCAAGGCCGGTAAGATCGAATACCGGGTGGACGACCAGGGGATCTGCCACGCCGGCATCGGCAAGATCCAGTTCAACGAGGAACAGATCCGCCAGAACGCCGAAACCCTGATCAAGACCCTGGTTTCGGTGAAACCGTCCTCCGCCAAAGGGACCTACCTGATCTCGGCCAATTTGAGCTCCAGCATGGGTCCTGGGATCAAGGTGGATACCGGGGAGTTTACAAAATCCACGGCCAAGTGATATAGTTTGCGCCCTTCCCCGAAAAGGGGAGGGTCAAAACCTTGGGGTGAAGAGCCCGAAGGTGGTCCGGTCCTAAAGGCCGGGCCTCGGTGATCGAAGACAGCAGGCGGCTGGCGCGGAAGCGCCGGCCTTAATGGAAGGCCTGCCGAGATGCCCGCGATGTGGAAGCTCAAGGTAAGGACCGCTTGGTCCATTCCCCATGCCCTTCATCCGGTCGTTTCGGGTGAGGGGTTTTTCTTTTGGCGGGCCTAGGCCCCCGAACACCCTTTCCCATGATCCGAGAAAATCAGAACCAGATAGGTGGTGATTTTTTTGAACCAAACGCAAAAGCGTCAGCCGAAACCGGAAAAGGTGCAGGCCGTCGAAGAACTGAAGAAGAAGGTCCAGGTCGCCAAGGCCGCCGTCGTCACGAACAACGCGGGATTGACAGTGGAGGAAGTGACCGATCTTCGCGCCAAACTGTTCCACGCCAAGGTGGAATACCACGTGGTGAAGAACAACCTGGCCCGGATCGCGCTGAACCAATGCGACATCACGGTGTTGGACGACATGTTCGCCGGCCCCACGGCCATCGCGCTCGCGATGGAGGATGCGGTGGCCCCGGCCCGGGTGCTCACCAAGTTCGCCAAGGACCACGGAAAATTGACGGTCAAGGGCGGATGGATGGACGGCCGAAAGGTCTCCTTCGATGAGATCAAGGCCATGTCGAACCTTCCGAGCCGCGAGGTCCTGATCGCGAAAGCCCTGGGCAGCATGAAGTCGCCCGTGAACGGCATCGTCCAGGTCCTGGCCGGTCCGGCCCGCAAACTGGTCTACGCGCTCCAGGCCGTGGCCGATTCCAAGGCCAAGACCGCTTAAACTATTTACGAACCTGTCCCGCGGACGCGGGACGCAACGATCAAAAATGGAGAAGAAACAATGGCTACTATGACGAAAGACGATTTCATTTCCGCCATCAAGCAGATGAGCGTCCTGGACCTGAACGAGCTGGTGAAGGCCCTTGAGACCGAGTTCGGTGTTTCCGCCGCCGCCCCCGTGGCCGTGGCCGCCGCCCCCGGTGCTGGTGGCGCCGCCGTCGCCGAGGCGAAGGACACTTTCGACGTGAACCTGAAGACCGTGGATGCGGCCAAGAAGATCAACGTCATCAAGGTCGTCCGCGAAGTGACCGGTTTGGGCTTGAAGGAAGCCAAGGACCTGGTGGATGGGGCCCCCAAACCCCTGAAGACCGGCGTTCCGAAGGCGGAAGCCGATGCCATCGTCGCCAAGTTCAAGGATTCGGGCGCCGAGGTCGAGGTCAAGTAATTCGGTCGTTCTTAGCCCCCCAAGGCGCCGCCTTGGGGGGCTTTTTTATTTTCCGGCCCTCTGGGTGGGGTTAACATAAGCCACCTTTCCACGGGAGTTTCCCATGTCCGATCCGCTTTTGGACCAATTCCGCAAGAACTTCGAATACGACCATTGGGCGAACGGTCTTTTCCTGGAGGCTTTGGAGGATATGCCGGACCCGCCCGAGAAGGCGATCAAGGGTTTTGCCCACATCCTCTTTGCCCTGGATGTCTGGCTGGCCCGGCTGATGAAGGAAGACCTGTCCACTTTCACGGACCCGAACCCACCCTACAGCCTGGCCGAAAGCCGGAGAAAACTGGAGGATCTCCATGGAAAATGGAAGGGTTATCTGTCCGGGTTGACCCCGGAGGGCATGCGGTCCCAACTGGCCTATCAAAACTTGAAGGGGAAAAAGTTCGAACAATCGGTCCAGAACATCCTGGTCCATGTGTCCCACCATTCCCATTACCACCGCGGACAATTGGCGTCCCTGATCGCCCAGGCAGGAGGCAAGAGGCCCAACACGGATTACGGGGCCTATGTCATGGAGACCGGCGAAGTGAGAGCCCTTTGAACCAACGGGGGAGCCATTGAAAAAGGGATTGTTCATCACGTTCGAAGGGACCGAGGGGTCCGGGAAGAGCACCCAATTGGGCTTGCTGGCCAAGGTGCTCCGGGAGCACCGCATCCCCCATCTGGTGACCCGGGAGCCGGGCGGGTCCCGGCTCAGCACCCAATTGCGCCATTGGATCCTCAATAAGCTCGACTACAACCTGATGCCCGAGACGGAACTTTTTTTGTTCTTGGCCGACCGGGCCCAGCACGTGAAGGAGGTCGTGGAGCCAGCCCTGGCCGAGGGGAAGGTCGTCCTTTGCGACCGCTATACCGATTCAACCCTGGCCTATCAAGGCGGGGGGCGCGGGTTCGAGCTTGGGCGCCTGTCCTTGCTGAACGAGACGGCCTCGGGCGGATTGAAGCCCGATCTGACCCTTCTTTTCGACCTTCCCGTTGAAGTGGGCCTGAGGAGGGCCATGGGCCGTGGGAAAGGAAAGGACCGCATGGAGCGGGAAGCTTTGGCCTTCCATCGGAGGGTCCGTAAAGTGTTCTTGGAACTGGCCCGGAAAGAAAAGGGCCGCTTCGTCCTTCTGGACGCCGCCCAAAGCCAGGCCATGGTCTATCAGGAAATGCTGGAGCGGCTCATCGACCGTCTGCCCCTGAAGCGGAGCCGTTCCCGTGGCTGATTTCGAAACACCCAGGCTCGAAGAACTGGATAGCCAGCCGGAAGCCCAAAGGCTCCTGCTTTCCTTCCTGAAGGAACCATCGACCCGTTCCTTCCTTTGGTTGGGCCCCCAAGGTTCGGGGAAAAGGACCCATGCCGTTTCCTTTGTGAGGAACCTTTTCTGCAAGGAGGGAACGGGCTGTCCGGGTTGTCCCGCCTGCAAGCAGGTGCTTTCCAAGACCCATCCGGACCTCTTTTGGGTCCAACGGGACCATTTTTGGACCGAGGTCAGCGAGGATATCAAGAAACAGGGGATCGTGGTCAGCACGGCCAAGCGTCTGGCCGAGAAGCTGAACCAGGCGGCCTTCTCGGCGCCCTTCAAGGTGGCGGTCATCCCCGATGCCGACCAGTTGAACATCGAAGCCCAGAATGTCCTGCTGAAGACATTGGAAGAGCCGCCTGCCGATACCATCCTGATCCTGCTCGCGGAAAAGGCGGGGGATTTCCTCCCGACGGTCCTTTCCCGCTGCCGCATCATCCGGTTCCAGGCCCTTGCGGTGGCGAAGGTCGAAAAGATTCTGGTCGATATCCATGGGTGGAAGGGGCCCGAGGCCAAGAAGGCGGCCTTGGCGTCCAATGGGAACCTGACCGAAGCCCTCCGGATGGCGGATCCCCAATGGGTCGCTTTCTGGGAGAAGGTCTGCTCCGAGATGGACGGGGCGCTGGGCGGCGGGGACGGACTTTGGCTGGCCTTAGGGAGCGAATATGACGGCTGGGAGCCGGACTGGCTCCCGGATACCGAGATGACGGCCACCCAGCGAAAAGGGATGGTCCTGGGGGCGGTCTTCCAGGTCTATTCGAACCTTTGGTCCCGCCGGATGCGGGGGGACGCCGAGATCCCGAGGGCTCTGGCCACCCTTCCGCCCGACCAGGTCCTGCGTTGCCTCCAAAAGCACCGGGACATCCTGGAGCAGAACCTGGGCGCCAAAATGGTCCTGGACCATCTTTTCCTGGAACTGCGGGAAGGGTTGAAGAAGGGTTCCTTGGAAAATCCGTCCTTCATGGAACTTTCAACGCAGATTTAGAGCCCCGCCCCTTTCCCTTTTCGATAAAATCCACCTCCTAAAACGACCCGGAGAAACCCGTGGAAGCCAAAAAGACCTTTTACGTCACGACCCCGATCTATTACGTGAACGACGTGCCCCATATCGGCCACGCCTATTCCACCGTGGGCGCGGATGTATTGGCGCGGTTCAAGCGCATGGACGGTTACGAGGTCTTCTTCTTGACGGGGACCGATGAACACGGCCAAAAGATCGCCAAGAGCGCCAAGGAAAAGGGCCTGGAACCCAAGCAATTGGCCGACCAGGTGGTGGAACGCTTCAAGGAAGCCTGGGCCGAGCTAGGTATCACCTACGACCGTTTCATCCGGACCACCGATGAAGAGCACCGCAAGGCCGCCCGGGCCTTCTTCAAGAAGGTCATGGACGCCGGCTACATCTACAAAAGTCATTACGAGGGTTGGTATTGCCTGCCTGACGAAAAGTTCCTCCTGGATTCGGAGGTCAAGGATGGTCCTGATGGGACCAAGACCTGCCCGGACTGCGGGCGTGCGGTCGAGCGCATCAAGGAAGAGAATTATTTTTTCAAGATGTCGACTTTCCAAAAGCCGCTGGAAGATCATTTGGCGGCCCACCCCGAATTCCTCCAGCCGGAAAGCCGAAAGAACGAACTCATCAACAATTTCATCAAGCCCGGTCTGGCCGACGTTTCCATCACCCGCTCCACGGTGAAGTGGGGCATCCCGGCCCCTGTCCCTGAGGAAACGGTCATCTATGTCTGGTTCGACGCCCTGATCAACTATCTCTCGGCCCTGGGATGGCCCGACGGGGAGAACTATAAGAAATTCTGGCCGGCGGACGTCCACATCATCGGCAAGGACATCCTGCGCTTCCATACCACCATTTGGCCCACCATGCTGATGGCCGCCGGATTGCCGCTCCCCCAAAAGGTCTTTGGAACGGGTTTCATCAATATGGGCGGGGAGAAGATGTCCAAAAGCTTGGGCAATGTGATCAGCCCCATGGACGTCATCGGCCTCTATGGGGCCGACGCCCTGCGTTATTACCTGATGCGGGAAGTGGTCTTTGGCCTGGATGGCACCTTCACCCCGGAGGCTTTTGAGGGCCGCTTCAATGGGGACTTGGCCAATGATTTGGGGAACCTGGTCAGCCGGACCCTCACGATGGTCGAAAAGTATTTTGGAGGGACCATCCCGGGCACGGCCCAGGTCTTCGACCTTGCGATGCCGGGGAAATCCCAGGCGGAAGAAACGCGCGGGCTCATGGACCGTTTGGCCTTCGACGTGGTTTTAGGCCAATATTGGGAATTGATAAAAACGGCCAATAAATACATCCAAGTATCGGCCCCGTGGAATTTGGCAAAGGACGAGGCCAAAAGGCCGGAACTCCAAAAGGTGATCTTCACTTTGGTGGAGGTCCTGCGCGTGACGGCGATCCGGTTATCGCCTTTCATGCCTTTTACGGCGCAGGCCATTTGGGAACAATTGGGCTTCGTGGATAAGGTCGAAGGGCACTCTTTCTCGGAGACGGAGAGGCCCGGAATTTACGGTCCGGGTCAAAAGGTCCGGGTAGGGAATCCGCTATTCCCCCGGATCGAAAAGAAAGAGGAGGGTGAAAAGGTCCCGGTCTCCGGGGAGGGGGGCATTGAAGCGACGCAAAATGCCATCAAGAAAAAGATCGTCCAGCATTTTAGATCCAAGAACCTGAAGCCGGAAATGGGGTGGCTGGCCACTTCCAGCCGGGAATATCCCGAATTGTTGGCCAAGGGAAAGTACGGTTTCTATGTCCGTACGCCGGATAAAAAACGGACCATCATCGAGGTCGAGAAGGAAAAATTGATGGATCCCCGGTCCGTCGATTCCTTGAGCGGGACCATGACGGCTGAGGCCGAAAAGATCATGGCTTCGGCCGGCTGACATGCTCATCGATACCCATTGCCATCTGGATGATGAACGGTTGGCGCCGGAGGAACTTTTTGTGCTCCAGCGGGCGGGTGAGGCAGGGGTCGAATATATGGTGACCATCGGCACCGATGAGAGGACCTCGGCGGCGGCGGCCGCCATCGCATCGCGCTACCCCGGAAGGGTCTTTCACACGGTCGGCGCCCATCCTTCCGACGTGGACCGCTTTTCCGAGGCCGAACTTTCCGAAGTGGAACGTTTGGCCCGGGAGACCGCACCCAAGGCCATCGGGGAGATCGGTCTGGATTACTATCATTCCTCCGACCGGGCCAAGCAGGCCCAGGTCCTTGACCGGATGATTAAGCTGGCCCGGGAACTTTCCCTGCCGATCGTCATCCATGACCGGGACGCCCACGAGGACATCCTCAAGACCCTCCAGGAAAAGGCCCGGGGTCTCAAGATCATGATGCACTGCTATTCGGCGGGACCTTCCTTCGTCGACCCATTCATGGAGCTGGGTTGTTATTTTTCCATCGCCGGGCCGGTCACCTTCAAGAACGGGCAGGAGCATCGCGACGCGGTCGCCCGCATCCCCTTGGACCGGTTGGTCGTGGAGACCGACTCCCCTTACCTGACCCCCATGCCCCACCGGGGAAAACGCAACGAACCCGCCTATGTCAAATTCACCGCCGAGAAGGTGGCCGAAGTGAAGGGCCTCTCCCTCGACGAGGTCGCCGCCCAAACCACCCTCAATGCCCGGCGATTCTTCGACTTTTGAGCCTTGCCCGGGCCTATTGGTTTTGAAAGCCTTCCAGGTAGAATAACCGTCCCCTTTGAGGGGCCCTGAAAGGTACGGCCATGATCCGCGACTCCCTCGTCAAACTTTCCCAAAAACGGGACCTCTCCGAACAAGAGGCCTATGAAGCCGTCCTGGAGATACTGGAAGGGAAAACCACTCCCGCCCAGATCGGTTCCTATCTTTCGATGCTCGCCTACAAAGGCGAAAGATCCGACGAGGTGGTCGGAAGTGTCCGCGCCATGCGCGAGAAAATGGAAAAAGTGGATACGGAGGGCCTGGAACCCATCGATGTCTGTGGGACAGGTGGGGACCACAAGGGGACCTTCAACATTTCGACGGCCGCTTCTTTGGTGCTGGCCGGGGGTGGGGTGGCGGTCGCTAAGCACGGCAATCGGGCGGCCTCGAGCCAATGTGGAAGCGCCGAAGTTTTGGACACTTTGGGGGTCAAACTGGACGCCCCGTCCCGCATCCTTCAAGAATGCCTCAAGGAAGCGGGGATCGCCTTTTTCTTCGCGCCCCATTTCCATCCGGCCATGAAGAATGTGGGTCCCTATCGAAAAGAGATCGGTATCAGGACCATTTTCAACATCCTGGGACCCATGAGCAATCCGGCCTCGGTCAGGCGCCAAGTCATAGGCGCTTTCAGCGATGCGGTCCTTCCGTTGATAGGCGATACCCTTCGCCGCACGGGAAGTGAAAGAGTGATCGTTTTGCACAGCAAGGATGGCCTGGATGAGGTTTCCTGCGCCGCCGAAACGACGATCTGCGAATATTTCCCCGACCAAAATCCGGACCACAAAGCCCAGGCCACTTTTTCAGTCAAACCGGAGGATTTTGGGCTGCCCCGGCACCCGCTGAGCGAGATCATGGGGAGCGACGCGCCGGCCAACGCCCGGATCATTGAATCGATCTTGAACGGGGAAAAGGGGCCCAAAAGGGACGCGGTGGTCATGAACGCGGCCATTGGATTCTGTTTGGCGAACGACATGAAACAGATGGACCCGAAGCTGCTTGGGTCCTTCCGGAAGAAGGCGGAAGACTCGATCGATTCCGGGAAGGCCTTGAAGGCCCTGGAGACGCTCAAAAAGGTCTCGCACCAATGAGCATCCTCACCCGGATCGCCGAGACCAAGAAAGAGGAGGTCGCGCGCCTGAAGCGGGAAAGGGGATTGGCCTCCCTGAAGGAAGGGGCCGCCTCCCAAGCCCCGGCCCGGGATTTCGCGGCGGCCATCCAACGACCCGGCAAGCTCTCCCTGATCGCCGAGTTGAAGAAGGCCAGCCCTTCCAAGGGCGTTCTCCGGGAGGATTTCCGGATCGAACCCTTGGCCGAGGCTTACGCCGCAGGCGGTGCCCAGGCCCTGTCCGTCCTGACCGATGTTCCCTATTTCCAGGGGTCCCTTTCCTACCTTCCCTTGGCCAAGAAGGCCTCCGGTCTTCCGGTCCTCCGGAAGGATTTCATCGTGGATGAGCTCCAGGTCCTCGAGGCCCGGGAAGCCGGGGCGGATGCCATCCTCCTCATCGCGGCCATGTTGACCCCCTCCCTCATGAAAGAGCTCAAGGCCTTGGCCGCCGGGCTGGGGATGGCCAGCCTGATCGAAGTGCACGACGAAAGGGAATTGGAAGTGGCCCTGGCCATCCAGCCCAAGTTGCTGGGGATCAATAACCGGGACCTGAACGACTTTTCCGTGACGCTCCAGACCACGTTCGATCTGGCCCCGAAATGCCCGCAGGGGACGGTGCTGGTCAGCGAGAGCGGGATCTTCAAAAAAGAAGACTGCTTGAAAGTGCAAAAGGCGGGGGTCTCGGCGGTGCTGGTGGGGGAAGCTTTCATGACGGCCCCCGATGTGGAAGGGGCTGTGCGGGCCTTGATGCCCTGACACCCCCATCCGATCGTTGGATGGATCCCTAGGACCGGAGGGTCCCATGTTCCGAACCAAGATCTGCGGTGTGACAAGGGAAAGCGACGTCCGCGCCATCGCCCGCGCCGGGGCGGATGCCATCGGTTTCCAGATGTCCCTGGGGCCCCGCAAATTGACCCTTGCCCGGGCCCGCCGCCTGGTGAAAGCCGTTCCGTCCCGCCTCCTTTGCGTCGGGGTCTTCGTGGATGAGCCCTTGTCCCAGGTCAAGAAAGCGGTCACTTATTGCGGGTTCGACGCGGTCCAATTGCATGGAAGGGAAAGCGCGGATTATTGTGGGGCTTTGAAGGTCCCTGTCATCAAGGTTATCCGGATGAAAGGCCCGAACACCTTCCGGGTCTTTCGGACCTATCCCGTTGCGGCCTTTTTATTGGATACCTATAATAAAAACGTTCCCGGTGGAACGGGAAAGACCTTCCAGACGACCTGGGCCCGCAAAGCCGTTCTTGGCCTTCCGGCCCCAGTGATCCTAGCGGGTGGGTTGACACCCGAGAACGTGCAAAAAGCCGCAGAACGGTCCGGCGCCTTTGGGGTGGATGTTTCCAGCGGCGTGGAATCCGGTCCGGGCCTGAAAGACCCCCGCAAAGTCTCCATGTTCATCCGTAACGCCCGAAAAGCCTTTCGCCCGATCCAAGGGAACTGAGGTCCCCGCATGGCCGATCAGAAGTCCCTCATCATCAAGCTGGCCCACATCTACTACCACACCGGTAGCTGGGATAAGGCCATCATTGAATATGAGAAGATCATCGCCATCGATCCCAATGACCATAACGTCCACACCACCCTGGGGGAGATCTACCTCAAGAAGGGCGACCTGGAAAAGGCCTTCAAACAGTTCGAGACCGCCGCCAACGGCTTCGTTCGGGAGAAGAACCCGAAGAAGGCGGCCGGGGCTTTCCGGGAAATGGCCAATCTCGTCCAGAAGATGATCGAGCCCGTCGACCTTGAAAAAGCCGTCGCCGCCTATAAAGATATCCTCTCCAAGTTGCCGGATTCGCCCGAGACCATGACGCACCTGCGTGATCTTTACCTGCGGCACAACCAGATCCCCGAGGCCATCTCCTATACGCTTTCCTTGGGTGACCTCTACAACCGCCTGGATTACGTGGATAAAGCCGAGAACGAGTACACCAAAGCCTTGACCTTGGACCCGGCGCATGCCGTGGCCAAAGAAAAACTGGAAAAATTGAAGAATGAGATCCAACAGAACCATCCATCCCTCTAAAGGCCCCTCCTTGCCGGATGCCCGGGGTTATTTCGGCCCCTACGGGGGTCAGTTCGTTCCCGAGACCCTCATGGCGGCCCTCGCCGAGCTGACCGCCGCTTACGCGGTGGCCCGCAAGGACAAGGCGTTCCGGGCCGAACTGCGGTCCTACCTGACCGAATACGACGGTCGACCCACGCCCCTGACCTTCGCCGCCAATTTGACCAAGACCTTGGGCGGGGCCCGGATCTACCTGAAACGGGAGGATTTGAACCATACCGGCGCCCACAAGATCAACAACTGCCTGGGCCAGATCCTGCTCGCCAAGCGGATGGGCAAGAAGAGGATCATCGCCGAGACCGGGGCGGGTCAGCATGGGGTGGCCACGGCCACCGTCTGCGCCCTCTTCGGCCTCCAGTGCGAGGTCTATATGGGCGAAGAGGACGTGCGGCGACAGGCCCTGAACGTCTTCCGCATGAAGCTGTTGGGCGCCAAGGTCCATGCCGTCTCGGCCGGGACC includes these proteins:
- a CDS encoding TatD family hydrolase; its protein translation is MLIDTHCHLDDERLAPEELFVLQRAGEAGVEYMVTIGTDERTSAAAAAIASRYPGRVFHTVGAHPSDVDRFSEAELSEVERLARETAPKAIGEIGLDYYHSSDRAKQAQVLDRMIKLARELSLPIVIHDRDAHEDILKTLQEKARGLKIMMHCYSAGPSFVDPFMELGCYFSIAGPVTFKNGQEHRDAVARIPLDRLVVETDSPYLTPMPHRGKRNEPAYVKFTAEKVAEVKGLSLDEVAAQTTLNARRFFDF
- the tmk gene encoding dTMP kinase: MKKGLFITFEGTEGSGKSTQLGLLAKVLREHRIPHLVTREPGGSRLSTQLRHWILNKLDYNLMPETELFLFLADRAQHVKEVVEPALAEGKVVLCDRYTDSTLAYQGGGRGFELGRLSLLNETASGGLKPDLTLLFDLPVEVGLRRAMGRGKGKDRMEREALAFHRRVRKVFLELARKEKGRFVLLDAAQSQAMVYQEMLERLIDRLPLKRSRSRG
- the rplJ gene encoding 50S ribosomal protein L10, with the protein product MNQTQKRQPKPEKVQAVEELKKKVQVAKAAVVTNNAGLTVEEVTDLRAKLFHAKVEYHVVKNNLARIALNQCDITVLDDMFAGPTAIALAMEDAVAPARVLTKFAKDHGKLTVKGGWMDGRKVSFDEIKAMSNLPSREVLIAKALGSMKSPVNGIVQVLAGPARKLVYALQAVADSKAKTA
- a CDS encoding phosphoribosylanthranilate isomerase, giving the protein MFRTKICGVTRESDVRAIARAGADAIGFQMSLGPRKLTLARARRLVKAVPSRLLCVGVFVDEPLSQVKKAVTYCGFDAVQLHGRESADYCGALKVPVIKVIRMKGPNTFRVFRTYPVAAFLLDTYNKNVPGGTGKTFQTTWARKAVLGLPAPVILAGGLTPENVQKAAERSGAFGVDVSSGVESGPGLKDPRKVSMFIRNARKAFRPIQGN
- the trpD gene encoding anthranilate phosphoribosyltransferase; this translates as MIRDSLVKLSQKRDLSEQEAYEAVLEILEGKTTPAQIGSYLSMLAYKGERSDEVVGSVRAMREKMEKVDTEGLEPIDVCGTGGDHKGTFNISTAASLVLAGGGVAVAKHGNRAASSQCGSAEVLDTLGVKLDAPSRILQECLKEAGIAFFFAPHFHPAMKNVGPYRKEIGIRTIFNILGPMSNPASVRRQVIGAFSDAVLPLIGDTLRRTGSERVIVLHSKDGLDEVSCAAETTICEYFPDQNPDHKAQATFSVKPEDFGLPRHPLSEIMGSDAPANARIIESILNGEKGPKRDAVVMNAAIGFCLANDMKQMDPKLLGSFRKKAEDSIDSGKALKALETLKKVSHQ
- the rplA gene encoding 50S ribosomal protein L1; the encoded protein is MAKKASKRHRKNLESIDRTKVYPLAEAVGLLKKAAPAKFNETVELHIRLGVDPKKADQQVRGTVSLPNGTGKTLKVAVLAKGEKIKEAEAAGADFAGDNDLIEKIAGGFLDFDVLVATPDIMRETGKLGKVLGPKGLMPNPKAGTVTPNVGTAVKEIKAGKIEYRVDDQGICHAGIGKIQFNEEQIRQNAETLIKTLVSVKPSSAKGTYLISANLSSSMGPGIKVDTGEFTKSTAK
- a CDS encoding tetratricopeptide repeat protein encodes the protein MADQKSLIIKLAHIYYHTGSWDKAIIEYEKIIAIDPNDHNVHTTLGEIYLKKGDLEKAFKQFETAANGFVREKNPKKAAGAFREMANLVQKMIEPVDLEKAVAAYKDILSKLPDSPETMTHLRDLYLRHNQIPEAISYTLSLGDLYNRLDYVDKAENEYTKALTLDPAHAVAKEKLEKLKNEIQQNHPSL
- the rplL gene encoding 50S ribosomal protein L7/L12 codes for the protein MTKDDFISAIKQMSVLDLNELVKALETEFGVSAAAPVAVAAAPGAGGAAVAEAKDTFDVNLKTVDAAKKINVIKVVREVTGLGLKEAKDLVDGAPKPLKTGVPKAEADAIVAKFKDSGAEVEVK
- a CDS encoding DinB family protein, whose amino-acid sequence is MSDPLLDQFRKNFEYDHWANGLFLEALEDMPDPPEKAIKGFAHILFALDVWLARLMKEDLSTFTDPNPPYSLAESRRKLEDLHGKWKGYLSGLTPEGMRSQLAYQNLKGKKFEQSVQNILVHVSHHSHYHRGQLASLIAQAGGKRPNTDYGAYVMETGEVRAL
- the trpC gene encoding indole-3-glycerol phosphate synthase TrpC, yielding MSILTRIAETKKEEVARLKRERGLASLKEGAASQAPARDFAAAIQRPGKLSLIAELKKASPSKGVLREDFRIEPLAEAYAAGGAQALSVLTDVPYFQGSLSYLPLAKKASGLPVLRKDFIVDELQVLEAREAGADAILLIAAMLTPSLMKELKALAAGLGMASLIEVHDERELEVALAIQPKLLGINNRDLNDFSVTLQTTFDLAPKCPQGTVLVSESGIFKKEDCLKVQKAGVSAVLVGEAFMTAPDVEGAVRALMP
- the metG gene encoding methionine--tRNA ligase, which gives rise to MEAKKTFYVTTPIYYVNDVPHIGHAYSTVGADVLARFKRMDGYEVFFLTGTDEHGQKIAKSAKEKGLEPKQLADQVVERFKEAWAELGITYDRFIRTTDEEHRKAARAFFKKVMDAGYIYKSHYEGWYCLPDEKFLLDSEVKDGPDGTKTCPDCGRAVERIKEENYFFKMSTFQKPLEDHLAAHPEFLQPESRKNELINNFIKPGLADVSITRSTVKWGIPAPVPEETVIYVWFDALINYLSALGWPDGENYKKFWPADVHIIGKDILRFHTTIWPTMLMAAGLPLPQKVFGTGFINMGGEKMSKSLGNVISPMDVIGLYGADALRYYLMREVVFGLDGTFTPEAFEGRFNGDLANDLGNLVSRTLTMVEKYFGGTIPGTAQVFDLAMPGKSQAEETRGLMDRLAFDVVLGQYWELIKTANKYIQVSAPWNLAKDEAKRPELQKVIFTLVEVLRVTAIRLSPFMPFTAQAIWEQLGFVDKVEGHSFSETERPGIYGPGQKVRVGNPLFPRIEKKEEGEKVPVSGEGGIEATQNAIKKKIVQHFRSKNLKPEMGWLATSSREYPELLAKGKYGFYVRTPDKKRTIIEVEKEKLMDPRSVDSLSGTMTAEAEKIMASAG